The nucleotide window ACAGCAGATAGATAGTTTGCCTGCCATTCTAGCCAAGCCTCTCCTTGTAATTGCCTACCATATGTATCTACTTCGCTTAAATCAGGAATGAATGTTTGTGAGTATATGCCTTCATAATTATCACTTTGCTCAATAGTTTCAGCTTTCCATTGAAAATATTCTGAATGAAGTAATCCGTGTGCAATTTCGTGTCCTTGGGTAAAACGTTCTCTATGCTCCAAATGTGAACTCTCTGCCAAAGTCCCTTCAATGATAATGGTATTCTTTTTTACTGAAATAAATTCGGCTCTTTTCAAGTAGGGATCGTACACAGGCATAGAATCTGTATCATTAAAAATAGTGATACCTAGATAGGCTTGGTTGTGTGATAAATACTGGTATTCAAAATTAAAACCCATGTATTTAGAGATCAAACTATCGAGGTTTGTTGCTTGTGGCTCTTTCAAAACAGCGGGAGAAAAGTCACGCAAAACTCTTTCACCATATTTTTCGAGTTGAATTTTACTTAAACAAGGTATCCCATTTAAATCTAACGAGCATGCACACTTTACCATGTTGTTTTAATCCCCTCTGCTCTTCCTCTTAATGAGTTCATCAATAAACATTTGCCAATCTTCTTCATCGGCTTCCAAATTCTTAGCTGTTCTAAGAGCAGCATTCACATATGGTCTATCACTAACATACGGATTCAAGTCTGGAGGGAGTAATCCTCTTTGTTGACCTATGATATCATACATTTCAGTTTCTTCTTCTTCAGTTAGATGCAATTCTCTAACAAGCGTGATTAGTCGC belongs to Bacteroidia bacterium and includes:
- a CDS encoding ImmA/IrrE family metallo-endopeptidase, which produces MVKCACSLDLNGIPCLSKIQLEKYGERVLRDFSPAVLKEPQATNLDSLISKYMGFNFEYQYLSHNQAYLGITIFNDTDSMPVYDPYLKRAEFISVKKNTIIIEGTLAESSHLEHRERFTQGHEIAHGLLHSEYFQWKAETIEQSDNYEGIYSQTFIPDLSEVDTYGRQLQGEAWLEWQANYLSAVLLMPKSTVKKLKNITEPTGSPLWHFDLAREMVKIFKVSEEAARVRLQSLGYWPTSY
- a CDS encoding helix-turn-helix domain-containing protein, translated to MKKDSMSFGEYLKRKREEKQISLRELARRLDLSAPYLSDVENNRRGPLTEERLITLVRELHLTEEEETEMYDIIGQQRGLLPPDLNPYVSDRPYVNAALRTAKNLEADEEDWQMFIDELIKRKSRGD